GGCACCGTGCTGCTGTCCCTTGGCGCCGCCTTCGGGGTCTCGGTGCTGGTGTGGCAGTACATTTTCGGTCTCGAACTCAACTGGATCGCGCCCGTCTTCGGACTGATCATCCTGCTGGCCGTCGGCTCGGACTACAACCTGTTGCTCGTGTCGCGCTTCCAGGAAGAGATCGGCGCGGGGCTCAAGACCGGCATCATCCGCTCGATGGGAGGAACCGGTGGAGTCGTCACGTCCGCGGGATTGGTATTCGCCTTCACCATGATGTCCATGGCGGCAAGTGATTTGAGCTCGATCGGCCAAGCAGGAAGCACCATCGGCCTGGGCCTGCTGTTCGACACCCTGATCGTGCGCTCACTGATGACACCGTCCATAGCCGGGCTGCTCGGGCCGTGGTTCTGGTGGCCGTTGAAAGTTCACACACGTCCGCGCACGTCATATACCCAGGCGGGTATACTGCCAGCAGTAGCCAGGGGCCCCGAAAGGTAGATTCATGATCGACGATCAAGACAGCATCGCCGCCATCCTCGGCAGACTGCGCAGGGCACAGGGGCAGCTCAACGGGGTGATCAACATGATCGAAAATGGCCGCGACTGCAAGGATGTCGTGACGCAGCTTGCCGCGGTGTCACGCGCACTCGACCGTGCCGGATTCAAGATTGTCGCCACCGGTCTGCGCGAATGCATCACCGCCGACAAGAACGGCAACAGCGCACCCATGACCGAGGCCGAACTCGAGAAGCTGTTCCTGGCCCTGGCGTAGGTGCTGTCCGGACCGATAGGCCAGGGTCAGAGGTCGTCGGAGAAGTCCGCGGTGAACCAGCGATCCGGCCGGATCGTGAACAGCACGGTCGCGGCGTTGTCGTAGCCGCGCGCGAACTCGCGCCCCGCCTCCTCACCGAGGTAGCGGATCGCAATGGCTTCGCGCGCATCCGCTGGCGCCGGTCGCACCGCGTCGACAACCGAGCCCTCGACGATGACGTACTGGTAGGGCGGCTCTTCATGCTGCACGGTCAGCGTCACCGCGCCGGCCTCCTCGATGAGGCGCGCTTTGCGATTGCCCGTGCTTGTGCTCACCCGGATGTTTCCTCCGGGCGTGTAGTCGTACCAGATCGGCACGCTGGCCGGCGGGCGCTCACCGGCGGCGACGGACAGCACGGCGATGTGTTTCGCAGCGAGAAACTCTTGGCGTTCGGCTTCGGTGAACTGACGTGGCATACCGCGTCAAACCACCGGTCGTGCCAGGCCTATTCCCCGTCGCGCATCACGCCTTGATCCCGCCGAACAAGTTATCCAGCAGAGCATCCACGAATTCCTCCGTCAGCGGTTGGCCGGGTACCAGGAGCCGGTGATAACAGGCGCCCCACAGTTGGTCCACGACGACCTCCGGGTCGACAGTCGAACGAAGCTGGCCGCGTTCCTGCGCCCGGCGCATCGACGTAACCGCGAGAGCTCGCCGGGGACCTGAATAGTGTTGCACAAAGGCCGCTTTGAGCTCCGGATCGATCTGAGCCTGACCGATGAGTTCGCCGATGATGCCACCCCCGGCGGTGTCCCGAATGACGCCCAGGAAGGCACGCATCTGGGTACGTAGGTCGCGTTCGATGTCGCCGCTGTCCGGGAAGCTCAGCCCTGGTTCAACCTTCCGGAAGTAGCCGTCGAGGGCAAGGGCCCCCTTGGACGGCCACCATTTGTAGATCGTCATCTTGCTCGCACCGGACAGGGCCGCGACCTTGTCGATGGTGAATCCGGCCATCCCCTCGGCGAAGAGCAGCTCCCCGGCCGCCTGAAGCACCTCCTCGCGCACTTCCTCAGCCGGTCGACGACCTCGGCGAGGTTGCTTCACCTCGCCCCCTCCCGCATCAGTCACCATTGCCTCCCGCTTCGCCTTGCCAAGTATGTGTACGTACCGTACATTACTTATGTGTACGGTACGTACACATAATCGAGCGAAGGGTTTCCGATGAAGATCTCGGGCAACACCGTGTTCATCCCAGGAGCGACCAGCGGGATCGGCCTGGAGCTCGCGTTGGCCCTGCAGGCCAAGGGCAACACCGTGATCGTGGGTGGCCGCCGTACCGAACTGCTGGAGCAGATCTGCGCCGAACACCCCGGCATCGCGGCCGTCCACATCGATACTTCCGATCCGGAAAGCATCCGCAGCGCGGCCCAACAGGTAATGGCCGATCACCCCACCGTGAACGTCCTGATCGCCATGGCCGGGATCATGCGCGTCGAGGATTGGCATCGCCCCGAGACGTTCCTCCAGTCGGCCGAGGAGATCGTCACCACGAATGTGCTCGGTCCGATTCGCTTGATCGCCAACTTCATCGAGCATCTCCAAGAACAACCGGCGGCCACCATCGTCACCGTGTCATCAGGGTTGGCCTTCGCGCCGCTGAAGGTGACTCCGAGCTACAACGCGTCCAAGGCGGCTGTTCACATGCTCAGCGAGTCGATCCGGCTACAGCTCGCGGACACTCGGGTCGAGGTCAAGGAGCTCCAACCGCCTGCGGTCCGCACGGACCTCATGCCGGGGCAACAAGACAGCGAGTTCGCGATGCCCCTGAAGGACTTCGTCGACGAGGTGGTCACGCTATTGGAGACGCGGCCCGATGCCACCGAAATCCAGGTAGAACGGGTGAAGTTCCTGCGCTACGGCGAGGCCCGGGGTGACTACGACGAGGTCGTCGCGACACTCAACGCCTCCGACCCACACGCCCGTCAGTAGCCGGGTGTCGCGGACCTCACCTGGCCAGGCCGCCGCGCTCTTGCCAAGATTGACCTGATGACTGGCGAGGCGGGCACGGGTGCACCCGGCACGAAGATCGCGCTGGCGCTGGGCGCCGGTGGGGCACGCGGCTACGCGCATATCGGCGTGATTCAGGAGCTTCACGCGCGCGGCTTCGAGATCTCCGGGATTTCTGGATCGTCGATGGGCGCGTTAGTCGGCGGTCTGGAAGCGGCGGGAGCCCTCGACGAATTCGCCTCGTGGGCCACATCGTTGACGCAGCGCGCGGTACTTCGGCTCCTGGACCCGACCTGGACCAGCCCCGGGTTCTTTCGCGCGGAGAAGATCCTGGACGTGGTACGTGAGCTGCTCGGTGATGTTGCGATAGAAGATTTGCCCATACCGTTCACCGCGGTCGCCACGGACTTGATCGCCGGTAAGTCCGTGTGGCTGCAGAACGGTTCGCTGGCGTCCGCCATTCGCGCATCCATCGCGATTCCCGGGATGATCTCGCCGCATGTTCTGAACGGGCGGGTACTGGCCGACGGCGGTGTTCTGGATCTGCCCGCGGTGGCACCGCTGGCCGGGGTATATGCCGAACTGAGGGTCGCGGTGACACTCAGTGGGGGTGATGAACGGCGCGCCCCCGCGCCGCCACCGGAGCCAGAGCCTCGGGAGCCACGGGTGACGACGGAATGGCTGAACCGACTGATGCGGAGCACCTCGGCACTGTTCTCCGCCGACGAGACCGAGACGGTCGGCCAACCAGATCCTGCCGCGAAACTGACGAGCTTCGAGGTGATGAACCGCACCATCGAGGTGATGCAGTCACAACTTGCTCGCATGCAGCTCGCCGCACACCCACCGGATGTCCTGATCGAAGTACCGCGCAGCGTCAGCCGCAGTCTCGACTTTCACCGTGCCACCGAGGTCATCGAGGTCGGACGTCGTTGCGCCGCCGATGCTCTCGACGCATACGCAAACACGAACTAACACGCAGGACCGCAGCCGATACCAGCGGTTATCCACAATCCGAAGTTCATCCACAACGACGGCCGCGCGGCGGGTCTGGCGCGCAGATTCCACTAAACTCGCACATGTGTTCGATTCATTGCTGGACGGCGATCTGCTCGACGTGATCACGTCGGCACAGCGTGCCGAGGCGCGGGCGTGTGCCCGGCGGCTGGACGCGATCGGTGTGCTCGTGGACCGGCACGCCGACCTGGACAAACCCGATGAGCGTGACCGCCACCTCTTGGATCGCTGGGACAGGGTTGCCGCGGAAATCGCGGCCGCGCAGGGCATCACGCAGGCATTGGCCTCCAGCCAGATGCGCTACGCCCAGGTTCTGCGTCACCGCCTCAGGGCAGTCGCGGAACGTTTCGCCGCCGGCGATCTCGACTTTCGGACTGTCGCCCTGATCATCAATCGCACCGAACTCGTCGACGGCGATGCGGTGGTAGCCCGGCTGGATACGGCCATCGTGCAGGCCCTGACCCGCTGGGCACGCTGGTCACACAAACGCATCTCCGCCGCGCTGGACGCGCTGGTACTCCGGTTCGATCAGGACGCCGTGCGGCGCAACAGATCTGCCAACGAGGGGCGGCATGTCGAGATCCGCCCCGTCGGTAACGGGGAGCCGGTCGCCGAAATCTGGGGCACCCTGCAGGCGACCCATGCCGTGGCGTTGGACAAACGTCTCGACCTACTGGCCGACACCGTCTGCCCTGCGGACCCGCGCACCAAGGCACAGCGCCGCGCCGATGCTGTCGGAGCATTGACCCGCGGGCTTGATCAGATGCGCTGCACCTGTGGACGCCCCGCCTGCACGGGCCGCGACGTCGCCGACGTGGCGGTGGTTGTGAGCGTGGTCGTCAATCAGTCCACCCTCGACGGCTGTGACGATATCCCCGCATATGTGCCGGGCTTCGGAGTGCTAGCCGCCGCGCAGGCCCGTTCCGCGGCCGCAGGTGCCCGCACGCGCGAGCTAACCGATTCCCACAGCTCCGGATACCGCCCCGCGGGCGGACTGGCTGCCTTCGTACGCGCTCGCGACCAACTGTGCCGATTCCCCGGTTGTGAGGCCGCCGCCGATCGGACCGACCTCGATCACTCGGTGCCCTGGGCCGCCGGTGGAGCCACGACCGGAACCAATCTGAAGGCCCTGTGCCGCAAGCATCATCTGCTGAAGACCTTCGGTGGCTGGACAGAGATTCAAGAACCCGACGGCACCGTGTTGTGGAAGGCACCCACGGGGCACGCCTATGTCACCACACCCGCGAGTGGGTTCCTCTTCCCCACGCTCACACGTCAGCGCACCCGGAAACAGGAACGCAACCATCGGCGTCAGGCAGAACGAAACCTCAACCGCCAAGAGCGACTACAAGGCGAGGCGGCCCTGGCCAGTCTCGCCACCAAACACCCGCCGCCCTTCTAGACGCACGCTAGTGTCCGCGCGCTACCCAGTCGTCGTAGTGCACGATCTCGTCGCCGATGGTGGTGGTGTCGCCGTGGCCCGTGTAGACCACCGTGTCCTCGGGAAGCGGGCCGAGTCGCCCTGAAATGGAGCGCAGAATCGTCGGGAAATCGGAGAACGACCTACCGGTGGCGCCCGGTCCGCCCTGGAACAGGGTGTCCCCCGAGAACACGGCGCGTAGCTCGGGCGCGTACCAGCACACCGACCCCGGCGAATGCCCCGGCGTGTGTAGGGCATGCAGTTCCAGACCGCCCACCGCGAGCACCATATCGTCCTTGACGCCACGGAACTCTTTGTCCGGGTGCGTCATTCGCCACAGCACGTCGTCGGCCGGGTGCAGGAGGATAGGCGCGTCCAGGGCCTGACTCAACTCGGGTGCGACGGTGATGTGGTCATTGTGGCCGTGAGTGCACACCACCGCGACCACATTGCGGCCCCCGACCGCTTCGACGATGGGTTCGGCGGTGTGGGCGGCATCGAACACGACCACGTCATCGCCTTCACCAACGATCCAGATGTTGTTGTCGACTTCCCAACTGCCGCCGTCGAGTTCGAAGGTTCCGCGGGTGACGACCCGTTCGATTCCGCTCATCCATCGCCCTTTCGCATTGCCTCAGTATTGCGGATCGCCCCAGCACCGTTCGATCGCACGCCACGGATCTGCGAATTGTCCGCTCATCCCGCGATACGGCGACTGGGTTTTAAGCACGGACCGCACGATCGGCGCCGCCAACCGGATCGGCATGCGCTTCCACCCGACCGCGGCGCTGGTCTCGGCGTGCATCGCGGGCAGCGAATACCGCTGGAAGCCAAGCACCTGCTGCGAGCGTTCCGTGTCCATCCAGTCGGTGACAAACCAGCTGCGGGGATCGTCGGGGTCGCCCGGGCGTCCCGCCGGGATACCGCCGGCCAGCCCCATCGCGGCGGCGGTCTCCGACGCGACTGCGGACTGCGTGGTGCGGTGAGAGCTATCGCCACCGATCAGGAAGACCTCGCGGACGTGGCTTGTACCTATCGCGGCGCCGAAGGCCCGCGCGACGTCGCGGACATCGACGGTCTGGATCCGGCCGTCCGACGGCAGTACCGCCTCGAAGCGCAGCAGGTTGGGATCGATGCTCCAGCGAGGAGTCGCCGTCAGGACCCCGCCAAGGCGGAGCACCACCCACTCCAGGCCTGAGGACCGCACCAGATTCTCTGCCGCCACCTTGTGGGCGCCATAGAGGTCGCTGGGGTTGACCGGGGTGTCAGCTGTGAGCAGTCCCGTGTCGCGGTGTGGATTCCGCGCACCGTAGACCGCGACACTCGACGCCAGGACGAACCGTGGCGGGCAGGGCAGGTTCTCGGCCGCGGACACCAGCAGGCCCGTCGCATCGACGTTGACCGCCTGCGCCAATCGCCGATTCGCGTAACAGAACGGTGGAATCAGCGCAGCCAGGTGAACGATTGCGAGCGGTCGGGTGGACTCGACCAGGTCTGCTACCTCGGAGTGGGAGGTGAGGTCCGCCCACCGCACCTCGACCCCGGGCGGGAGATGCTGCGCACTCTGAAGATTCGTCGGGCTGCGCAGATCCGTGGCGACCACCGCATGGCCCCGCGCCGCGAGCGCATCCACGACAGCGGACCCGACCAGGCCGAACGCACCGGTCACCAGCACCCGATCCCGAGTCACAGCTACCTCCACAATAGACAGGTGTCCAGAATGTTCGACGACGCCGACACAAGGTCACACCGAGACTAAACACCCTATTTTTTCAGTGCCTTCAACGAATCTGGCCCCTGACGCCCAGAGTTGGATCACCACGTCGCTCTATCCACTATTGCTCAATATCGGACACCTGTCCAGAATGGGTCTTGCGGCGATCAGCGTCGATGGTGATCGCTAGTCTTGCGCTATGACCACGGCGTTCGTGCTGTCCGGTGGCGCCAGCCTCGGGTCGATACAAGTCGGCATGCTGCTGGCGATGACAGAGGCGGGCATCGCCCCCGACCTGATCGTCGGTACCTCGGTGGGCGCGCTCAACGGCGGCTGGCTGTCCGGTCGGTCCGACATGGACGGCGTGAAGGCGCTGGCCGATCTGTGGCGTTCGCTCTCGCGCGATGACGTCTTTCCCACCAATCTGTACACCGGCTTCCTCGGATTCATCGGTCGTCGCCGCAGCCTGGTTTCCGACTCGGGTCTGCGCCGCCTCCTGCGCGAGAACCTGCAGTTTCGTCGGCTGGAGGAGGCACCCATTCCCCTGCACGTCGTCGCGACGGATGTGCTCACCGGCCAGGATGTACTGCTGTCCGGCGGCGATCCGATCGACGCGATCGCCGCCAGTGCCGCCGTCCCGGCCGTGCTGCCCCCGGTCACCATCGACGGACACGTCTACATCGACGGCGGCGTCGTCAACAACACCCCTCTCTCCCATGCTGTTTCGTTGGGCGCCGACGAGATCTGGGTGCTGCCCACCGGATACGCATGCGCTTTGCGCGAGCCACCGAAGGGAGCGCTGGCCATGGCGCTGCATGCGACAACGTTGGCCATCAATCAACGCTTGGCGGTCGACGTGGCTCGCTTCGAGCAGAAGGTCGACCTGCGAGTGGTGCCGCCCCTGTGCCCGGTGCGCATCTCGCCTGCGGATTTCTCGCATTCGGGCGAACTCATCGAACGCGCACGTGCGCAGACCTTCAGGTGGCTGCTCATGCCGAGATTCAAGATCAATCAAGCGGATCTGCTGGAACATCACCACGACTGAGCACTCCGAGCTGTAATACTGGCCGCGTGGTGGTCGACGACACCCCCGAAAAAGGCAGTCAGACTGCCTCCCGCACCGGGCGCGAGCGGATCCAGAAACTGGCCCGGGCGGCCCTCAACGCGGATGTCACCGTGGAGCAACTCGACACCGTACTCACCGATATGTCCGCCGTCCTCATCGACATGAACGAAACCCTCGGTGTCATCGGCGAACTCACGCCCCGGATGATGCTCGTCGTCGAACGCATGGAGAACGTGATGACCCGTATCGAGCGGATCGTCGGACTCGCCGAGTCGGTGCTCGCTCCCGTCACCGTCACCGAATCGGCGGTGCGCGGTGTCCTCGTCTCGTTCCAGAAAGAGATCAAGCGGCGGCTGAGCCCGTCCAGTGCTGACTAGAGTGACGCCATGGAGCTCTACGACGTCATGCGCACCACGTTCGCGGCACGTGAATTCACCGGGGAGTCGTTGCCCGACAACGTGTTAGATCGCATTCTGGACAACGCACGGTTCGCACCCAGCGGCGGCAACCGGCAGGCCGGTCACATCATCGTGGTCGAAGACCGACAGACCCGGCAACGGCTCGTCGATGCCACGCAGCCCGGTGCCCGCCGATACTTCGCGCAGATCATGGCCGGCGAGTCGCCATGGAATCCCGTCACCCCCACCCGGGTCACCTCGGAAACCATCGCCGCGACCACGGTGCCCGAGTCGGTCTCCACGCCGTTGCTCACCGCCTCGGTGGTGCTCGTGGTCTGCGTGGACCTGCGGCTGGTCGCCGCGACGGATCAGGATCTCGATCGCGTCGGGGTCATCGCCGGGGCATCGATCTATCCGCTGGTGTGGAACATCCTGTTGGCCGCCCGCGGGGAGGGCTACGGCGGCACTCTCACCACCATGGCCGTGGCGCAGGAGCCGAAGGTGCGCACGCTCCTGGGTATTCCGGATACCTATGCGGTGGCCGCGGTATTGCCCATCGGCAAGCCCGTCAAACAACTGTCGAAGCTGCGACGCAACACCGTCGGAGAGTTCGTCACCCGTGAACGGTTCGACGGGGACCCCTACATCCCGGGAAGTCACTCGTGAAGGCGTGAATATCGGAGATCACACTGATTTCCCCGAGCTGCCTGATGTTTGATCGAATGGACGTGCCAGTCAGCGATCTGAAACGAGCAACCCGTGAACGCACAGGACGAGCCCGACACCACCGACGAGACGGATATCGCCCCATCCCAGGAACCGAACGATGACGTTGCGGCCCTGATCACCGCCGCCGGGCTCGGCGTGGACGGTGAACACGGCCCCCTCTTCTCCGATATCAACCTCGAACTCACCTCCGGCTTTCACGCCATCCAGATGCCCGGCGGCCCCGCACAGCACTGCTTGCTGCTGACGCTGGCCGGCCGGCTCAAGCCCAGCCACGGCACGGTCACGGTGATTGGCGATACCGAGCCGCGGGCGATCCGCCGGCACTGCGCCATCGCGGCGTTCGCCGACATCGACGAGCTCGAAGAAACCGTCACCGTCCAGACCGTACTCGCCGAGCAGCGCCGCTGGCTGGCTCCGTGGTTCTCCCGGGTTCCCGCCGACACCGGACGCGACAAGCTCGGCGAGGTGTTCGGCGAGCTCCCAGCGCCCTCCGCCGAGACCTACATCGTCGAACTCTCCGATCTCGATCTGTTTCTGCTGCGCATCACGCTCGCGCTGCTCTCGGACCGACCCATCCTCGTCGTCGGCGACCTGGAACAGGTCCGCGACAACTCGCGCCGGACCCTGGCGGTGGAACGCCTCGGGGTCATCGCCGAGAACCGCACCGTCGTCGTCGGGGTCACCAACCCCCTGGGCATCGACGCGCCCGTTCACGACTTGCACGACCACCGCATCCTTACGGGGAGGGACTGACCCATGCTCGCCGGACTCGCATTCGGTTCAGAAATAAAGCGTTTCGGCCGTAGCCGCATGACGCGCGCCGCAATCGTCGTCCTCATGCTGCTGCCACTGGTGTACGGCGCGCTCTATCTATGGGCGTACTGGGACCCGTTCGGCCACGTGAACAAGATGCCCGTGGCACTCGTCAACGCCGACAAGGGCGCCACCGTTTCCGGACAACAGGTGAACATCGGCGAGGAAATCTCCAAGAGCCTCACCGCCGACGGCAGCATGGACTGGCACGTGCTCAGTCTCGACGAGGCACGGGCCGGGGTCGAACACGGCAACTACTACTTCATGCTGGAACTTCCCCCCGACTTCAGCGAGGCCATCGCCTCACCGCTCACCGGACAACCGAAACAGGCCAATCTGGTCGCCGTCTACAACGATGCCAACAACTACATCTCGTCGAGCATCGGCCGCACCGCCATTGACCAGGTGCTCAATGCCGTCTCGACGCGAATCTCGGGCCAGGCCGTCAATCAGGTTCTTTCCGTGGTGGTTTCGTCGGGTGCCGGCATTCATCAGGCTGCAGATGGCGCAGCGCAGCTGGCCGACGGTGCGGCCAAGGTCGACGACGGTGCCGGTCAGCTGGCCAACGGGCTGCACACCGCCCGGCCGGGGTCGGCGCAGTTGGCCACCGGCGCCAAGCAGCTTTCTGACGGCATCAACCAGGCCACCGATCCTCTGCTGACCGTGAGCAAGGCTGTGGCGACCATCGGCGGCAGCACAGACAAGCTGCAGCAGGGCGCCGAAGCACTGCGGCAGGCCAACGACCAGATCGACGGTATCGCAAAAGCCCAGGACGACGCCGCGAACGCACTGACCGCCGTGATCGATCAGCTTGCCGGGCGCCAAGATCCGGCCGCGAACACACTGCGTGGAATCCAAGATCAGCTGCGTGAACACCAATTCACACCGCAGGTCCGCCAGCAGCTGACCGATGCGGAGAACGCCTCGATAGCGATGACCGAGACGCTGCGCGGACCCGGCAGCCCCTTGAAGTCCGCACTCGATCAGGTCGGCGGCAAGGGACAGGAGCTCACGAACAAGCTCAACCAGATGCGCAACGGAGCCCAACAGCTCGCCACCGGAAACGCACAGTTGGCCAGTGGTATCGCTCGAATGGACGATGGCGCGCAACAACTGAAGTCGGGCACCGCACAACTGCGTTCCGGATCGGCAGAACTGGCGACCAAGCTCGCCGAGGGCGCCAAGCAGGTGCCCAGCTGGAGCACTCAGCAGAAGGACGCCATCGCCGATACCATCGGCGGTCCGGTGCATCTGGAGACATCACACGAGAACGCGGCGCCCAACTTCGGTACCGGCATGGCGCCGTTCTTCGTCACCCTCGCCCTGTTCTTTGGTGCACTGGTGCTGTGGATGATCCTGCGGCCCTTGCAGACCCGCGCTATCGCCGCGGAGGTGCTCCCTGTCCGGGTGGCATTGTCGAGCTATCTGCCCGCCGCCACGATCGGCATCTTCCAGGCGATCATCCTGTATTGCGTGGTGCGATTCGCTCTTGGCATGCACGCCGCGCACCCCGTCGCGATGCTCGCCTTCATGGTGTTGGTCTCCTTCGCCTTCGTCGCGGCCACCCAGGCGATCAACGCGTTGCTGGGCCCCGCCGTCGGACGCGTGCTACTCATGGCGTTGCTGATGTTGCAACTGGTCAGCGCCGGCGGCATGTATCCGGTCGAGACCACCTCGAGACCGTTCCAGGTGCTACACAAGTACGACCCGATGACCTACGGAGTCAACGGACTACGCCAGCTGATCCTGGGCGGCATCGACGGTCGGCTATGGCAGGCGGTGATCACGCTGCTGTTCATTCTCATCGGCGGATTGACAATCACCGCCCTGTCTGCCCGGCGCAATCAGCTGTGGAATCTCACCCGATTGCTGCCGTCGATCAAGATGTGACCTGATCTGCCGCGGTCGCCTTGCGCCGTGACCGCGTCATGGCCAGGCGGCGCTCACGCGTTGTCATGGCGCCCCAAACACCGTGGGGCTCATCAGTTCTTATAGCGTGGGCGGCGCACTGTCTTCGCACCGGACAATCGTTGCAGATCTGCTTGGCCTGCACCTCGTACTGCTTGCGGATTGCTCCACGCTGGCTCTCCGCGTGGTAGAAGATGTCCGTCGACATTCCGCGACAGATCGCCTTCACCTGCCACTCCAGTTCGTGCAACGCAGGTTCCGCACCACGAAACTTCGGTCGTGTCACGGCCTGACCCCAGACCGGCTGCAAGCATTCGGGCGCGTCGATGCCATCCGCATCCACCGAGTCTGTAGCCGGAGTCCACCGCTACGCGATAGCCAGTTTGGACAATGTGCTCTGCGGAATTGACCAGACTGGCTCTAGGATTCGGCGGCGCCGATCACTATGGTGTGCCCGCCCGGAACAATGCCGTCTCGGCCGACGGGTGAGGCGACAGTCCAGGCGGCAACTGTGCCGGCCGCCGCAACACCCAGACAAATCACGGCATACCAGAGGCTTCCGGTTGGATCGCCATGCACGGTAACGCCGTTGGTCGCCTCAAAATAATCGGGCAATGCGGTTACCCACAGTACCGTCATCACGGTCAGATAGATCCCGGCGTAGATCAGGATGCCCGGATGCGTGGTGTAACCGTTGGGGCCGTCCCGACGAGTCCGGCGCCATTGTGTGATCAGCACGGGCGCCGCCACCGCGACGAGAGCGAGCAGTTCCAGCGCGTACACAATGCCCACCACCGTGGTGCTACCCGATATCGCGCCGGCGATCGTGGCGGGCAACGGCAGCACCGCAGTCCCGATCGAGGCGAGCACGCCGATGACCACCGTACGCCAGACGATCTGGGCGCCGGTGAAGGATTGGCCTTCGTCCACATGACGACCGACAAGCACCTGCGCACAGAATGCCAGGGACATCGGCCACAGCGCCGCGAACACGACCGCGCTGCCCATGGGCACCGAATCGAAGAACGGCTTGTTCAGCGGGTTGTCCAGAGTCCATTCCCACCAACGCAATTGCGGTCCGAGGTGATCGAAGATCTCGTAGAACGCGTGGTGTATGAAGCCGACACAGATG
The nucleotide sequence above comes from Mycobacteroides saopaulense. Encoded proteins:
- a CDS encoding patatin-like phospholipase family protein; the protein is MTTAFVLSGGASLGSIQVGMLLAMTEAGIAPDLIVGTSVGALNGGWLSGRSDMDGVKALADLWRSLSRDDVFPTNLYTGFLGFIGRRRSLVSDSGLRRLLRENLQFRRLEEAPIPLHVVATDVLTGQDVLLSGGDPIDAIAASAAVPAVLPPVTIDGHVYIDGGVVNNTPLSHAVSLGADEIWVLPTGYACALREPPKGALAMALHATTLAINQRLAVDVARFEQKVDLRVVPPLCPVRISPADFSHSGELIERARAQTFRWLLMPRFKINQADLLEHHHD
- a CDS encoding ATPase, which encodes MVVDDTPEKGSQTASRTGRERIQKLARAALNADVTVEQLDTVLTDMSAVLIDMNETLGVIGELTPRMMLVVERMENVMTRIERIVGLAESVLAPVTVTESAVRGVLVSFQKEIKRRLSPSSAD
- a CDS encoding HNH endonuclease signature motif containing protein, producing the protein MFDSLLDGDLLDVITSAQRAEARACARRLDAIGVLVDRHADLDKPDERDRHLLDRWDRVAAEIAAAQGITQALASSQMRYAQVLRHRLRAVAERFAAGDLDFRTVALIINRTELVDGDAVVARLDTAIVQALTRWARWSHKRISAALDALVLRFDQDAVRRNRSANEGRHVEIRPVGNGEPVAEIWGTLQATHAVALDKRLDLLADTVCPADPRTKAQRRADAVGALTRGLDQMRCTCGRPACTGRDVADVAVVVSVVVNQSTLDGCDDIPAYVPGFGVLAAAQARSAAAGARTRELTDSHSSGYRPAGGLAAFVRARDQLCRFPGCEAAADRTDLDHSVPWAAGGATTGTNLKALCRKHHLLKTFGGWTEIQEPDGTVLWKAPTGHAYVTTPASGFLFPTLTRQRTRKQERNHRRQAERNLNRQERLQGEAALASLATKHPPPF
- a CDS encoding TetR/AcrR family transcriptional regulator, giving the protein MREEVLQAAGELLFAEGMAGFTIDKVAALSGASKMTIYKWWPSKGALALDGYFRKVEPGLSFPDSGDIERDLRTQMRAFLGVIRDTAGGGIIGELIGQAQIDPELKAAFVQHYSGPRRALAVTSMRRAQERGQLRSTVDPEVVVDQLWGACYHRLLVPGQPLTEEFVDALLDNLFGGIKA
- a CDS encoding pyridoxamine 5'-phosphate oxidase family protein → MPRQFTEAERQEFLAAKHIAVLSVAAGERPPASVPIWYDYTPGGNIRVSTSTGNRKARLIEEAGAVTLTVQHEEPPYQYVIVEGSVVDAVRPAPADAREAIAIRYLGEEAGREFARGYDNAATVLFTIRPDRWFTADFSDDL
- a CDS encoding metal-sensitive transcriptional regulator — protein: MIDDQDSIAAILGRLRRAQGQLNGVINMIENGRDCKDVVTQLAAVSRALDRAGFKIVATGLRECITADKNGNSAPMTEAELEKLFLALA
- a CDS encoding patatin-like phospholipase family protein, which encodes MTGEAGTGAPGTKIALALGAGGARGYAHIGVIQELHARGFEISGISGSSMGALVGGLEAAGALDEFASWATSLTQRAVLRLLDPTWTSPGFFRAEKILDVVRELLGDVAIEDLPIPFTAVATDLIAGKSVWLQNGSLASAIRASIAIPGMISPHVLNGRVLADGGVLDLPAVAPLAGVYAELRVAVTLSGGDERRAPAPPPEPEPREPRVTTEWLNRLMRSTSALFSADETETVGQPDPAAKLTSFEVMNRTIEVMQSQLARMQLAAHPPDVLIEVPRSVSRSLDFHRATEVIEVGRRCAADALDAYANTN
- a CDS encoding MBL fold metallo-hydrolase, which codes for MSGIERVVTRGTFELDGGSWEVDNNIWIVGEGDDVVVFDAAHTAEPIVEAVGGRNVVAVVCTHGHNDHITVAPELSQALDAPILLHPADDVLWRMTHPDKEFRGVKDDMVLAVGGLELHALHTPGHSPGSVCWYAPELRAVFSGDTLFQGGPGATGRSFSDFPTILRSISGRLGPLPEDTVVYTGHGDTTTIGDEIVHYDDWVARGH
- a CDS encoding SDR family oxidoreductase, which encodes MKISGNTVFIPGATSGIGLELALALQAKGNTVIVGGRRTELLEQICAEHPGIAAVHIDTSDPESIRSAAQQVMADHPTVNVLIAMAGIMRVEDWHRPETFLQSAEEIVTTNVLGPIRLIANFIEHLQEQPAATIVTVSSGLAFAPLKVTPSYNASKAAVHMLSESIRLQLADTRVEVKELQPPAVRTDLMPGQQDSEFAMPLKDFVDEVVTLLETRPDATEIQVERVKFLRYGEARGDYDEVVATLNASDPHARQ
- a CDS encoding NAD-dependent epimerase/dehydratase family protein translates to MTRDRVLVTGAFGLVGSAVVDALAARGHAVVATDLRSPTNLQSAQHLPPGVEVRWADLTSHSEVADLVESTRPLAIVHLAALIPPFCYANRRLAQAVNVDATGLLVSAAENLPCPPRFVLASSVAVYGARNPHRDTGLLTADTPVNPSDLYGAHKVAAENLVRSSGLEWVVLRLGGVLTATPRWSIDPNLLRFEAVLPSDGRIQTVDVRDVARAFGAAIGTSHVREVFLIGGDSSHRTTQSAVASETAAAMGLAGGIPAGRPGDPDDPRSWFVTDWMDTERSQQVLGFQRYSLPAMHAETSAAVGWKRMPIRLAAPIVRSVLKTQSPYRGMSGQFADPWRAIERCWGDPQY